A single window of Archangium gephyra DNA harbors:
- a CDS encoding DUF423 domain-containing protein: MRLWLILGAASAFLSVAAGAFGAHALRARLTPDLLTIFETGARYHMYHSLGLIAIGLLMQVRPSPLLNGAGWAMTVGILLFSGSLYALALSGVRALGAITPLGGLGFLAGWLLLAIAAWRQTG, translated from the coding sequence GCGCATTCCTGTCCGTGGCGGCGGGAGCGTTCGGCGCGCACGCGCTCCGTGCAAGGCTCACCCCGGACCTCCTGACCATCTTTGAAACCGGCGCGCGCTACCACATGTACCACTCGCTGGGGCTGATCGCGATCGGCCTGCTGATGCAGGTGCGTCCCAGTCCCCTGTTGAACGGAGCCGGGTGGGCCATGACGGTGGGCATCCTCCTCTTCTCCGGCAGCCTGTACGCGCTGGCGCTCTCCGGCGTGCGGGCCCTGGGCGCCATCACCCCGCTCGGCGGCCTGGGCTTCCTCGCGGGCTGGCTGCTGCTCGCCATCGCCGCCTGGCGGCAGACGGGCTGA
- a CDS encoding helix-turn-helix domain-containing protein, which yields MHPKDEKLQPRLGTELRMARMRMELTQEQVARAVGFVPTVYGRIERGDMVPSTPKLKALCVLLGISADVLLGVNPSEEPPAREPPSPPPGDPPELRRLAMLVRELPPDRLRLFRVALRSIAHPDEEE from the coding sequence GTGCACCCCAAGGACGAGAAGCTACAACCCAGGTTGGGCACGGAGCTGCGCATGGCCCGCATGCGCATGGAGCTCACCCAGGAGCAGGTGGCCAGGGCCGTGGGCTTCGTCCCCACCGTCTACGGCCGCATCGAGCGCGGGGACATGGTGCCCAGCACCCCCAAGCTCAAGGCCCTCTGCGTGCTGCTGGGCATCTCCGCCGATGTGCTCCTGGGGGTGAACCCCTCGGAAGAGCCGCCCGCGCGAGAGCCCCCCTCTCCCCCTCCCGGAGATCCTCCCGAGCTGCGGCGCCTCGCCATGCTCGTGCGCGAGCTGCCCCCCGACCGGCTCCGGTTGTTCCGCGTGGCCCTGCGCTCCATCGCCCACCCGGACGAGGAGGAATGA
- a CDS encoding response regulator, which yields MLTVDDTPANLRALEVLMADMGANIVTASSGDEALRLLLDRDFALILLDVQMPGMDGYETASLIRMRERTRHIPIIFITAYNRSEVNVTRGYELGAVDYLFKPIVPEIFRTKVTVFLDLHRKTEEVRRQAELLRQAENREHERELAEARAHYERSLLEQEMERERKVSEAREQRAQELVRLVNEKEQAQAALHESNARLRLLADVASRLLKGPDGRTLLNSVHHQIVEHLGLEVCLGYLFQEGNAALQLAAHAGIPEGLLPRMELLTPGQGVAGRVAAENQRWVLDAGAAANGPAPDAAPELGLAALACYPLLSQGRVLGTLAFGTRAMRAFSADELSLMQGVCDQVAVALERERLIGALREADRRKDEFLAMLAHELRNPLAPVRHALEVFRMRMWQDDIIQRTIASADRQVAHMTRLVDDLLDVSRITRGKVELKPILVALSDVVEGAVQACEPIVTQRRHELSVSLPSETVMLNVDPTRMTQVVANLLHNAAKYTPSGGRIQLKAERQGDELVLSVRDNGIGLRPEMLHRVFDLFVQVDPGSDRAQGGLGLGLTLVRSLVEMHGGKVSARSEGLSQGSEFTVRLPLPAETPAALALPNMLKAAAAAAQKLQPLHILLVEDNPDIRETLKDLLELHGHRVQEASDGRSAVDLVLSEHPQVALVDIGLPELDGYKVAELVRASAGGATTRLVALTGYGHPEDRKRALEAGFDAHLVKPVSSDDLSQVLKKLCTAA from the coding sequence GTGCTGACCGTTGATGACACCCCGGCCAACCTCCGCGCCCTGGAGGTGCTCATGGCCGACATGGGTGCCAACATCGTCACCGCCTCCTCGGGTGACGAGGCGCTGCGGCTGCTGTTGGATCGCGACTTCGCGCTCATCCTCCTGGACGTGCAGATGCCGGGGATGGATGGCTACGAGACGGCGAGCCTCATCCGGATGCGCGAGCGCACGCGGCACATCCCCATCATCTTCATCACCGCCTACAACCGCAGCGAGGTGAACGTCACGCGCGGCTACGAGCTGGGCGCGGTGGACTACCTCTTCAAGCCCATCGTCCCGGAGATCTTCCGCACGAAGGTGACGGTCTTCCTGGACCTGCACCGCAAGACGGAGGAGGTGCGCCGGCAGGCGGAGCTGCTGCGGCAGGCGGAGAACCGCGAGCACGAGCGCGAGCTGGCCGAGGCGCGCGCGCACTACGAGCGCTCCCTGCTGGAGCAGGAGATGGAGCGCGAGCGCAAGGTGTCCGAGGCCCGCGAGCAGCGCGCCCAGGAGCTGGTGCGGCTGGTCAACGAGAAGGAGCAGGCCCAGGCGGCCCTGCACGAGAGCAATGCCCGGCTGCGGCTGCTCGCGGACGTCGCCAGCCGCCTGCTCAAGGGCCCCGACGGGCGCACCCTCCTCAACAGCGTCCACCACCAGATCGTCGAGCACCTGGGGCTCGAGGTCTGCCTGGGCTACCTCTTCCAGGAGGGCAATGCCGCCCTGCAGCTGGCGGCCCACGCGGGCATCCCCGAGGGCCTCCTGCCCCGGATGGAGCTGCTGACGCCCGGACAGGGTGTCGCGGGCCGGGTGGCCGCCGAGAACCAGCGCTGGGTGCTCGACGCTGGCGCCGCCGCCAACGGGCCCGCCCCGGATGCCGCGCCGGAGCTGGGCCTGGCCGCGCTGGCCTGCTACCCGCTGCTCAGCCAGGGCCGCGTCCTGGGCACGCTGGCCTTCGGCACGCGCGCCATGCGCGCCTTCTCCGCCGACGAGCTGTCCCTCATGCAGGGCGTGTGCGATCAGGTCGCCGTGGCCCTGGAGCGCGAGCGCCTCATCGGCGCGCTGCGCGAGGCGGACCGGCGCAAGGACGAGTTCCTCGCCATGCTCGCCCACGAGCTGCGCAACCCCCTGGCCCCCGTCCGTCACGCGCTCGAGGTCTTCCGCATGCGCATGTGGCAGGACGACATCATCCAGCGCACCATCGCCAGCGCGGACCGCCAGGTGGCGCACATGACGCGGCTGGTGGATGACCTGCTGGACGTCAGCCGCATCACCCGCGGCAAGGTGGAGCTCAAGCCCATCCTCGTGGCCCTCTCGGACGTGGTGGAGGGCGCGGTGCAGGCCTGCGAGCCCATCGTCACCCAGCGCCGCCACGAGCTGAGCGTCTCGCTGCCCTCCGAGACGGTGATGCTCAACGTGGACCCCACCCGCATGACGCAGGTGGTGGCCAACCTGCTGCACAACGCGGCCAAGTACACGCCCTCGGGCGGCCGCATCCAGCTCAAGGCCGAGCGCCAGGGCGACGAGCTGGTGCTGAGCGTGCGCGACAACGGCATCGGCCTGCGGCCGGAGATGCTCCACCGCGTCTTCGATCTCTTCGTGCAGGTGGACCCCGGCAGTGACCGCGCCCAGGGCGGGCTCGGCCTGGGCCTCACCCTGGTGCGCAGCCTGGTGGAGATGCACGGCGGCAAGGTGTCCGCCCGCAGCGAGGGCCTCTCCCAGGGCAGCGAGTTCACCGTCCGCCTCCCCCTGCCCGCCGAGACCCCCGCCGCGCTGGCGCTGCCCAACATGTTGAAGGCCGCCGCCGCCGCCGCCCAGAAGCTGCAGCCGCTCCACATCCTCCTCGTGGAGGACAACCCGGACATCCGCGAGACGCTGAAGGACTTGCTGGAGCTCCACGGCCACCGCGTGCAGGAGGCCAGCGACGGCCGCTCGGCCGTGGACCTGGTGCTCTCCGAGCATCCCCAGGTGGCCCTGGTGGACATCGGCCTGCCCGAGCTGGACGGCTACAAGGTGGCCGAGCTCGTCCGCGCCTCCGCTGGCGGCGCCACCACCCGGCTCGTGGCCCTCACCGGCTACGGCCACCCCGAGGACCGCAAACGCGCGCTCGAGGCGGGCTTCGACGCCCACCTCGTCAAGCCGGTGTCCTCCGACGATCTGTCTCAAGTCTTGAAGAAGCTCTGTACAGCGGCCTGA
- a CDS encoding HAMP domain-containing protein — protein MATQSDKAPADNALDPKLLLKTLQSLRKGDFNIRMPEDRTGTTGKIYDTFNEVITLNQALVHELERVSTVVGREGRIGQRATLNGAVGSYQTAVEAVNSLISDLAQPTTEVARVIGAVAKGDLTQTMALDFEDRPLKGEFLRTAQVVNSTVAQLSSFASEVTRVAREVGTEGKLGGQAVLRGVSGTWKELTDSVNLMASNLTAQVRNIADVTTAVANGDLSKKITVDVRGEIAELKQTINTMVDNLNTFSGEVTRVAREVGTEGKLGGQAQVKGVSGTWKDLTDNVNSMASGLTAQVRDIAKVATAVANGDLGQKVTVDVKGEILELKNTINKMVDNLNTFSGEVTRVAREVGTEGKLGGQAKVEGVSGTWKDLTDSVNQMASNLTAQVRDIADVTTAVARGDLSKKVTVDVKGEILALKNTINTMVDQLSSFASEVTRVAREVGTEGKLGGQAQVQGVSGTWKDLTDSVNSMASGLTAQVRDIAKVATAVANGDLGQKITVDVRGEILELKNTINKMVDNLNTFSVEVTRVAREVGTEGKLGGQAQVKDVAGTWKDLTDNVNQMASNLTGQVRNIAEVTTAVARGDLSKKITVDVKGEILALKNTINTMVDQLSSFASEVTRVAKEVGTEGKLGGQAQVEGVSGTWKDLTDNVNSMAGNLTAQVRDIAKVTAAVANGDLSKKVTVDVKGEILELKNTINTMVDQLSSFASEVTRVAREVGTEGKLGGQAVVRGVAGTWKDLTDSVNSMASGLTAQVRDIAKVATAVANGDLGQKITVDVRGEILELKNTINTMVDNLNTFSGEVTRVAREVGTEGKLGGQAQVKGVSGTWKDLTDNVNSMASNLTDQVRNIAEVTTAVARGDLSKKITVDVKGEILELKNTINTMVDQLSSFASEVTRVAKEVGTEGKLGGQAQVKGVSGTWKDLTDNVNSMASNLTAQVRDIAKVTTAVAMGDLSKKITVDVKGEILELKQTINTMVDQLSSFASEVTRVAREVGTEGKLGGQAQVQGVAGIWKDLTDNVNSMASNLTAQVRGIATVVTAVAAGDLKRKLALVAKGEIAALADTINGMIDTLATFADQVTTVAREVGIEGKLGGQAKVPGAAGTWKDLTDNVNSMAGSLTTQVRSLAEVATAVAKGDLTRSISVEAQGEMAALKDNINQMIANLRDTTQKNTEQDWLKTNLARFTRLLQGQRELETVSKLILKELAPLVQAQHGVFYLMDGNDKAQALRLLSAYAYKERKSLANSFKMGEGLVGQCALEKDRILLTDVPDDYIRINSGLGEAKPLNIVVLPVIFEGQVKAVIELASFYRFSETHLSFLDQLTESIGIVLNTIAAGMRTEELLKQSQSLADELRSQQQELTETNRRLEQQAKSLQASEERLKQQQEELQQTNEELEERSRLLQVQNMEVERKNREIEQAKVALEERAQQLALSSKYKSEFLANMSHELRTPLNSLLILSKLLAENSEGNLSGRQVEFAQTIHGAGSDLLSLINDILDLSKIESGTMSVDVDEVSLVSLKDFVERTFRQVAVDRKLAFKLEFAQALPSHILTDGRRLQQVLKNLLANAFKFTEEGQVTLDVRPARSGWSVDHPVLNQGGAVMAFSVIDTGIGIPENKQRIIFEAFQQADGTTSRKYGGTGLGLSISREIAKLLGGEIKVSSTPGKGSTFTLFVPQTYVPVTSALRSQQLSNGNGTPTPAERATTEARLNALRAEVETAVQDAELAREEEVEDDRRNIQPGDRTLLIIEDDIVFARIVLTLAREKGFKGLVALRGDTGLAMARQYRPDAITLDIGLPVIDGWNLLDRLKHDSRTRHIPVHIISASEEQRSRGLRLGALAVLQKPANREALGDALARVKGFIERPVKNLLVVEDDQRQRESIVTLIGNGDVKTTAVGSGQEALNAMQERYFDCVVLDLGLPDMTGLQLIETMKTKGHTPPIIVYTGKELSEEEETVLKRVTDAIIIKSVKSPEQLLDETALFLHRVEANLPENKRAMIKQVHQSDPVLAGKKVLVVDDDVRNIFALTSVLEKHKMQVLYAENGRKGIDIIRATPDLNVVLMDVMMPEMDGYETMRAIRQVNELKALPIIALTAKAMKGDREKCIDAGASDYITKPVETDQLLSLLRVWLFKNAERAHSGGGNNNG, from the coding sequence ATGGCAACGCAGTCCGATAAGGCGCCCGCCGACAACGCGCTCGATCCGAAGCTCCTCCTCAAGACGCTCCAGTCGCTCCGCAAGGGTGACTTCAACATCCGCATGCCCGAGGACCGGACAGGTACCACGGGGAAGATCTACGACACCTTCAACGAGGTCATCACCCTCAACCAGGCGCTGGTGCACGAGCTGGAGCGCGTCAGCACCGTGGTGGGCCGCGAGGGCCGCATCGGCCAGCGCGCCACCCTCAACGGCGCCGTGGGCAGCTACCAGACGGCCGTCGAGGCGGTGAACTCGCTCATCTCCGACCTGGCGCAGCCCACCACCGAGGTGGCCCGCGTCATCGGCGCGGTGGCCAAGGGTGACCTCACCCAGACCATGGCGCTCGATTTCGAGGACCGTCCCCTCAAGGGCGAGTTCCTCCGCACCGCCCAGGTCGTCAACAGCACCGTGGCCCAGCTGTCCTCGTTCGCCAGCGAAGTGACCCGCGTGGCCCGCGAGGTGGGTACCGAAGGAAAGCTGGGCGGCCAGGCCGTGCTGCGCGGCGTGTCCGGCACCTGGAAGGAGCTCACCGACAGCGTGAACCTGATGGCGAGCAACCTCACCGCCCAGGTGCGTAACATCGCCGACGTGACGACCGCCGTGGCCAACGGCGACCTGTCCAAGAAGATCACCGTGGACGTGCGCGGTGAGATCGCCGAGCTGAAGCAGACCATCAACACGATGGTGGACAACCTCAACACCTTCTCCGGCGAAGTGACCCGCGTGGCCCGCGAAGTGGGTACCGAGGGTAAGCTGGGTGGCCAGGCGCAGGTGAAGGGCGTGTCCGGTACGTGGAAGGACCTCACGGACAACGTGAACTCCATGGCCAGCGGCCTCACCGCCCAGGTGCGTGACATCGCCAAGGTCGCCACCGCCGTCGCCAACGGTGACCTCGGCCAGAAGGTCACCGTGGACGTGAAGGGAGAAATCCTGGAGCTGAAGAACACCATCAACAAGATGGTGGACAACCTGAACACCTTCTCCGGCGAGGTGACCCGCGTTGCTCGCGAGGTCGGTACCGAAGGAAAGCTGGGTGGTCAGGCCAAGGTCGAGGGCGTGTCCGGTACGTGGAAGGACCTCACGGACAGCGTGAACCAGATGGCCTCCAACCTCACCGCCCAGGTGCGTGACATCGCGGATGTCACCACGGCGGTGGCCCGCGGCGACCTGTCCAAGAAGGTCACCGTGGACGTGAAGGGTGAGATCCTCGCCCTCAAGAACACCATCAACACGATGGTGGATCAGCTCTCCTCCTTCGCTTCCGAAGTGACCCGCGTGGCCCGCGAGGTGGGTACCGAAGGAAAGCTGGGCGGTCAGGCGCAGGTGCAGGGCGTCAGCGGCACCTGGAAGGACCTGACGGACAGCGTGAACAGCATGGCCAGCGGCCTCACCGCCCAGGTGCGCGACATCGCCAAGGTCGCCACCGCGGTGGCCAACGGCGACCTCGGCCAGAAGATCACCGTGGACGTGCGCGGTGAGATTCTCGAGCTGAAGAACACCATCAACAAGATGGTGGACAACCTCAACACCTTCTCCGTCGAGGTGACGCGCGTCGCCCGCGAGGTGGGTACGGAGGGCAAGCTCGGTGGCCAGGCCCAGGTGAAGGACGTCGCCGGCACCTGGAAGGACCTCACGGACAACGTGAACCAGATGGCCTCGAACCTCACGGGCCAGGTCCGCAACATCGCCGAGGTGACCACCGCCGTGGCCCGGGGCGATCTCTCCAAGAAGATCACCGTGGACGTGAAGGGCGAGATCCTCGCCCTGAAGAACACCATCAACACGATGGTGGATCAGCTCTCGTCCTTCGCCTCGGAAGTGACCCGCGTCGCCAAGGAAGTCGGTACGGAAGGAAAGCTGGGCGGCCAGGCGCAGGTGGAAGGCGTCTCCGGTACGTGGAAGGACCTCACGGACAACGTGAACTCCATGGCCGGCAACCTCACCGCCCAGGTGCGCGACATCGCCAAGGTGACGGCGGCCGTGGCCAACGGCGACCTCTCCAAGAAGGTCACCGTCGACGTGAAGGGCGAGATCCTCGAGCTGAAGAACACCATCAACACGATGGTCGACCAGCTCTCCTCGTTCGCCTCCGAAGTCACCCGCGTCGCCCGCGAGGTGGGTACGGAAGGAAAGCTCGGTGGTCAGGCCGTCGTGCGTGGGGTCGCCGGTACGTGGAAGGACCTCACCGACAGCGTGAACAGCATGGCCAGCGGCCTCACCGCGCAGGTTCGTGACATCGCGAAGGTCGCCACGGCCGTCGCCAACGGTGACCTCGGCCAGAAGATCACCGTGGATGTGCGCGGCGAGATTCTCGAGCTGAAGAACACCATCAACACGATGGTGGACAACCTCAACACCTTCTCCGGCGAAGTGACCCGCGTGGCTCGCGAGGTGGGTACGGAAGGAAAGCTCGGCGGCCAGGCCCAGGTGAAGGGCGTGTCCGGCACGTGGAAGGACCTCACGGACAACGTGAACTCCATGGCGAGCAACCTGACCGACCAGGTGCGCAACATCGCCGAGGTGACCACCGCCGTTGCCCGCGGTGACCTGTCCAAGAAGATCACGGTGGACGTGAAGGGTGAAATCCTCGAGCTGAAGAACACCATCAACACGATGGTGGATCAGCTCTCCTCGTTCGCCTCCGAAGTGACCCGCGTCGCGAAGGAAGTGGGTACGGAAGGAAAGCTGGGCGGCCAGGCGCAGGTGAAGGGCGTCAGCGGCACCTGGAAGGACCTGACCGACAACGTGAACAGCATGGCGAGCAACCTGACCGCTCAGGTGCGCGACATCGCCAAGGTGACCACCGCCGTCGCCATGGGAGATCTCTCCAAGAAGATCACCGTGGACGTGAAGGGTGAAATCCTCGAGCTGAAGCAGACCATCAACACGATGGTGGATCAGCTCTCGTCCTTCGCTTCCGAAGTGACCCGCGTCGCTCGCGAGGTGGGTACGGAAGGAAAGCTGGGTGGCCAGGCGCAGGTGCAGGGCGTCGCCGGCATCTGGAAGGACCTCACGGACAACGTGAACAGCATGGCGAGCAACCTCACCGCCCAGGTGCGAGGCATCGCCACGGTCGTGACCGCGGTCGCCGCCGGTGACCTCAAGCGCAAGCTGGCCCTCGTCGCCAAGGGCGAGATCGCCGCCCTGGCCGACACCATCAACGGCATGATCGACACGCTGGCCACGTTCGCCGACCAGGTGACCACGGTGGCCCGCGAGGTGGGTATCGAGGGTAAGCTGGGTGGCCAGGCCAAGGTGCCCGGCGCCGCCGGTACGTGGAAGGACCTCACGGACAACGTGAACTCGATGGCCGGCTCGCTCACCACCCAGGTGCGCTCGCTCGCCGAGGTCGCCACCGCGGTGGCCAAGGGCGACCTGACCCGGAGCATCTCGGTGGAGGCCCAGGGCGAGATGGCCGCCCTGAAGGACAACATCAACCAGATGATCGCCAACCTGCGTGACACCACGCAGAAGAACACCGAGCAGGACTGGCTGAAGACCAACCTCGCGCGCTTCACCCGCCTGCTGCAGGGCCAGCGCGAGCTGGAGACGGTCTCCAAGCTCATCCTCAAGGAGCTGGCGCCGCTGGTGCAGGCGCAGCACGGCGTGTTCTACCTGATGGACGGCAACGACAAGGCGCAGGCGCTGCGTCTGCTGTCCGCCTACGCCTACAAGGAGCGCAAGAGCCTCGCCAACTCCTTCAAGATGGGCGAGGGCCTCGTGGGCCAGTGCGCCCTGGAGAAGGATCGCATCCTCCTCACCGACGTGCCGGACGACTACATCCGCATCAACAGCGGACTGGGTGAGGCCAAGCCCCTCAACATCGTCGTCCTCCCCGTCATCTTCGAGGGCCAGGTCAAGGCCGTCATCGAGCTGGCCAGCTTCTACCGGTTCAGCGAGACGCACCTGTCCTTCCTGGATCAGCTCACCGAGTCCATCGGCATCGTGCTCAACACGATCGCCGCCGGCATGCGGACGGAGGAGCTGCTCAAGCAGTCGCAGAGCCTCGCCGACGAGCTGCGCAGCCAGCAGCAGGAGCTCACCGAGACCAACCGCCGCCTGGAGCAGCAGGCCAAGAGCCTCCAGGCCTCCGAGGAGCGTCTCAAGCAGCAGCAGGAAGAGCTGCAGCAGACCAACGAGGAGCTCGAGGAGCGCAGCCGCCTCCTGCAGGTGCAGAACATGGAGGTCGAGCGCAAGAACCGCGAAATCGAGCAGGCCAAGGTGGCCCTCGAGGAGCGCGCCCAGCAGCTCGCCCTCTCCTCGAAGTACAAGAGCGAGTTCCTGGCCAACATGAGCCACGAGCTGCGCACGCCGCTCAACAGCCTCCTCATCCTCTCCAAGCTGCTGGCCGAGAACTCCGAGGGCAACCTCAGCGGCCGTCAGGTGGAGTTCGCCCAGACGATCCACGGCGCCGGCAGCGATCTGCTCAGCCTCATCAACGACATCCTGGACCTGTCGAAGATCGAGTCCGGGACGATGAGCGTGGACGTGGACGAGGTGTCGCTCGTCAGCCTGAAGGACTTCGTGGAGCGCACCTTCCGCCAGGTGGCCGTGGACCGGAAGCTGGCCTTCAAGCTGGAGTTCGCCCAGGCCCTGCCCTCGCACATCCTCACCGACGGACGCCGGCTGCAGCAGGTGCTCAAGAACCTGCTGGCCAACGCCTTCAAGTTCACCGAGGAAGGCCAGGTCACCCTGGACGTGCGCCCGGCCCGCAGCGGCTGGAGCGTGGATCACCCGGTGCTCAACCAGGGCGGCGCGGTCATGGCCTTCTCGGTCATCGACACGGGCATCGGCATCCCGGAGAACAAGCAGCGCATCATCTTCGAGGCCTTCCAGCAGGCGGATGGCACCACCAGCCGCAAGTACGGCGGCACCGGCCTGGGCCTGTCCATCAGCCGGGAGATCGCCAAGCTGCTCGGTGGCGAGATCAAGGTGTCCAGCACCCCGGGCAAGGGCAGCACCTTCACCCTCTTCGTGCCGCAGACGTACGTGCCCGTCACCAGCGCGCTCCGCTCGCAGCAGCTGAGCAACGGCAACGGCACCCCCACTCCGGCCGAGCGGGCCACCACCGAGGCGCGGCTCAACGCGCTGCGCGCGGAGGTGGAGACCGCGGTGCAGGACGCGGAGCTGGCACGCGAGGAGGAGGTCGAGGACGACCGGCGCAACATCCAGCCGGGAGACCGGACGCTGCTCATCATCGAGGATGACATCGTCTTCGCCCGCATCGTGCTGACCCTGGCCCGCGAGAAGGGCTTCAAGGGCCTGGTGGCGCTGCGCGGAGACACGGGCCTGGCCATGGCGCGCCAGTACCGGCCGGATGCCATCACCCTGGACATCGGGCTGCCCGTCATCGACGGGTGGAACCTGTTGGATCGCCTCAAGCACGACAGCCGCACCCGCCACATCCCGGTGCACATCATCTCCGCGAGCGAGGAGCAGCGCAGCCGCGGCCTCAGGCTGGGCGCGCTGGCGGTGCTCCAGAAGCCGGCCAACCGCGAGGCCCTGGGCGATGCCCTGGCCCGGGTGAAGGGCTTCATCGAGCGGCCGGTGAAGAACCTGCTGGTGGTGGAGGACGATCAGCGCCAGCGCGAGAGCATCGTCACCCTCATTGGCAACGGCGACGTGAAGACGACGGCGGTGGGCAGCGGCCAGGAAGCCCTCAACGCCATGCAGGAGCGCTACTTCGACTGCGTGGTGCTGGACCTGGGCCTGCCGGACATGACGGGCCTGCAGCTCATCGAGACGATGAAGACCAAGGGCCACACCCCGCCCATCATCGTCTACACGGGCAAGGAGCTGTCCGAGGAGGAGGAGACGGTCCTCAAGCGCGTCACCGACGCCATCATCATCAAGAGCGTCAAGTCGCCCGAGCAGCTCCTGGACGAGACGGCGCTCTTCCTGCACCGCGTGGAGGCCAACCTGCCCGAGAACAAGCGGGCGATGATCAAGCAGGTGCACCAGAGCGATCCGGTGCTGGCCGGCAAGAAGGTGCTCGTGGTGGACGACGATGTGCGCAACATCTTCGCCCTCACCAGCGTGCTGGAGAAGCACAAGATGCAGGTGCTCTACGCGGAGAACGGCCGCAAGGGCATCGACATCATCCGCGCCACGCCGGACCTCAACGTCGTCCTCATGGACGTGATGATGCCGGAGATGGACGGCTACGAGACCATGCGCGCCATCCGCCAGGTCAACGAGCTGAAGGCGCTCCCCATCATCGCGCTCACCGCCAAGGCCATGAAGGGAGACCGCGAGAAGTGCATCGACGCGGGCGCCAGCGACTACATCACCAAGCCGGTGGAGACGGATCAGCTGCTCAGTTTGTTGCGTGTGTGGCTGTTCAAGAACGCCGAGCGTGCACACTCTGGTGGCGGCAATAACAACGGGTAA
- a CDS encoding CheR family methyltransferase, producing MREAVEGEDALEDIELDLLLEGIMRRYGLDFRGYARMSLRRRVWNMVHAQKLGTLSALQAKVLHDPSTMEELLQHLSVNTTTMFRDPSFFVAFREKVVPHLFSAPFVRIWHAGCSTGEEVYSLAILLTEAGLYERSRIYATDMNAAVVERAKSGIFPMEHMREYTANYLRAGGTSAFSDYYTANYDHAIFKASLRKNIVFAQHNLVSDGTFNEFNVILCRNVLIYFGTELQGRVYRLLNQSLRRFGVLALGRGETLRHTVIENEYDEVDVQERLYRRRA from the coding sequence GTGCGTGAAGCGGTCGAGGGCGAGGATGCCCTCGAGGACATCGAGCTGGATCTGCTCCTCGAGGGCATCATGCGGCGCTACGGCCTGGACTTCCGGGGCTACGCCCGCATGTCCCTGCGGCGGCGGGTGTGGAACATGGTCCACGCCCAGAAGCTGGGGACGCTCTCCGCGCTCCAGGCCAAGGTGCTGCACGACCCCTCCACCATGGAGGAGCTGCTGCAGCACCTGTCCGTCAACACCACCACCATGTTCCGGGACCCGAGCTTCTTCGTGGCGTTCCGGGAGAAGGTGGTCCCCCACCTGTTCTCGGCCCCCTTCGTGCGCATCTGGCACGCGGGGTGCTCCACGGGTGAGGAGGTGTACTCGCTGGCCATCCTCCTCACGGAGGCGGGCCTGTACGAGCGCAGCCGCATCTACGCCACGGACATGAACGCGGCCGTGGTGGAGCGGGCCAAGTCCGGCATCTTCCCCATGGAGCACATGCGGGAGTACACGGCCAACTACCTGCGCGCCGGGGGCACCTCGGCCTTCAGCGACTACTACACGGCCAACTACGACCACGCCATCTTCAAGGCCTCGCTGCGCAAGAACATCGTCTTCGCGCAGCACAACCTGGTGAGCGACGGCACCTTCAACGAGTTCAACGTCATCCTCTGCCGCAACGTGCTCATCTACTTCGGCACGGAGCTGCAGGGGCGGGTGTACCGGCTGTTGAACCAGTCCCTGCGGCGCTTCGGTGTGCTCGCGCTCGGACGGGGCGAGACGCTGCGCCACACCGTCATCGAGAACGAGTACGACGAGGTGGATGTGCAGGAGCGCCTCTACCGCCGCCGCGCCTGA